The following proteins come from a genomic window of Achromobacter sp. AONIH1:
- a CDS encoding SDR family NAD(P)-dependent oxidoreductase, giving the protein MSELALPLAGRHALVTGGARGIGLACARALLARGARVTLLGRDGAALDSAVGGLASLGQAQAVSADIADEASVWQAFAQAEAAFGPVHILVNNAGQAVSQKFERTDAALWQNMLAVNLTGTFHCVQAALPGMLAAGWGRVINVASTAGLIGYAYVSAYCAAKHGVIGLTRSLALETASKGVTVNAVCPGYTETDIVRGAVANIVDKTGMTPDAARAKLAERNPQGRLVQPEEVAETVAWLALPASASINGQAIAVDGGEVMTG; this is encoded by the coding sequence ATGAGTGAACTTGCATTGCCCCTGGCGGGCCGCCATGCGCTGGTGACGGGCGGCGCCCGAGGCATCGGCCTGGCCTGCGCCCGCGCGCTGCTGGCGCGCGGCGCCCGCGTCACGCTGCTGGGCCGCGATGGCGCGGCGCTGGACAGCGCCGTCGGGGGGCTGGCGAGCCTGGGCCAGGCCCAGGCCGTCAGCGCCGATATCGCCGACGAAGCCTCGGTATGGCAGGCCTTCGCGCAGGCCGAGGCCGCCTTCGGCCCGGTGCACATCCTGGTGAACAACGCCGGCCAGGCGGTCAGCCAGAAGTTCGAGCGCACCGACGCCGCGCTGTGGCAGAACATGCTGGCGGTCAATCTGACCGGCACCTTCCACTGCGTCCAGGCGGCGCTGCCGGGCATGCTGGCGGCGGGCTGGGGCCGGGTGATCAACGTCGCCAGCACCGCCGGCCTGATCGGCTACGCCTATGTCAGCGCCTATTGCGCCGCCAAGCACGGCGTGATCGGCCTGACGCGCTCGCTGGCGCTGGAAACCGCGAGCAAGGGCGTGACCGTGAACGCGGTCTGCCCCGGCTACACCGAGACCGACATCGTGCGCGGCGCCGTCGCCAACATCGTCGACAAGACCGGCATGACGCCGGACGCCGCCCGCGCCAAGCTGGCCGAGCGCAACCCGCAGGGCCGCCTGGTGCAGCCCGAGGAAGTGGCCGAGACGGTCGCCTGGCTGGCCCTGCCGGCCAGCGCCTCGATCAATGGCCAGGCCATCGCCGTGGACGGCGGCGAAGTGATGACCGGCTGA
- a CDS encoding enoyl-CoA hydratase family protein, which produces MSTQTEEHSMKHHKRPLAGYQAKTFLWQVSADGKVATITLNRPERKNPLTFDSYAELRDLFRALVYATDIKVVVVTGAGGNFCSGGDVHEIIGPLTRMSMPELLDFTRMTGDLVKAMRACPQPIVAAVDGICAGAGAMIALASDMRLGTPAARTAFLFTRVGLAGADMGACTLLPRMIGQGRASELLYTGRAMTAEEGASWGFFNALHDGAGLLDAAQALAAQLAAGPTFAHGVTKKLLHQEWNMGVDEAIEAEAEAQAICMQTRDFHRAYEAFVAKQKPIFEGN; this is translated from the coding sequence ATGAGCACGCAGACCGAAGAACACAGCATGAAGCACCACAAGCGTCCGCTCGCCGGCTACCAGGCGAAGACGTTCCTGTGGCAGGTGTCTGCGGACGGCAAGGTCGCCACCATCACGCTGAACCGGCCCGAGCGCAAGAATCCGCTGACCTTCGATTCCTATGCCGAGCTGCGCGACCTGTTCCGCGCGCTGGTCTACGCCACCGACATCAAGGTCGTGGTGGTGACGGGCGCGGGCGGCAATTTCTGCTCCGGCGGCGACGTGCACGAGATCATCGGCCCGCTGACCAGGATGAGCATGCCCGAGCTGCTGGACTTCACCCGCATGACGGGCGATCTGGTCAAGGCCATGCGCGCCTGCCCGCAGCCCATCGTGGCGGCGGTGGACGGCATCTGCGCCGGCGCCGGCGCCATGATCGCGCTGGCCTCGGACATGCGCCTGGGCACGCCTGCCGCGCGCACCGCCTTCCTGTTCACCCGCGTCGGCCTGGCCGGCGCGGACATGGGCGCCTGCACGCTGCTGCCGCGCATGATCGGCCAGGGCCGCGCGTCGGAACTGCTGTACACCGGCCGCGCCATGACGGCCGAAGAAGGCGCCAGCTGGGGCTTCTTCAACGCGCTGCACGATGGCGCCGGGCTGCTCGACGCCGCCCAGGCGCTGGCCGCGCAGCTGGCCGCCGGCCCGACCTTCGCCCATGGCGTGACCAAGAAGCTGCTGCACCAGGAATGGAACATGGGCGTGGACGAGGCCATCGAGGCCGAGGCCGAGGCCCAGGCGATCTGCATGCAGACGCGCGATTTCCATCGCGCTTATGAAGCGTTCGTCGCCAAGCAAAAGCCGATATTCGAAGGAAACTGA
- a CDS encoding acyl-CoA dehydrogenase family protein — translation MRDASWLDWPFFEERHRVLAHEVDAWCERSLGEVDHHDADAACRKLVKAMGEAGWLRYAVAGGPDGAWGGALPEVDSRSVCILRETLARHEGLADFAFAMQGLGSGAISLMGSDALRARYLPRVARGEAIAAFALSEPEAGSDVAALACEARLDGDAYVLNGAKTWISNGGIADFYCVFARTGEAPGARGISAFVVDADTPGFEVSERIDLIAPHPLATITFDNCRIPVAQRLGEPGQGFKLAMMTLDIFRASVAAAALGFARRALDEGLERARSRRMFGQTLADLQLTQAALGDMATAIDSSALLAYRAAWMRDVQKQRTTREAAMAKMTATESAQAVIDRALQMFGGAGVVSGMPVEKLYREIRALRIYEGATEVQKLIIARELLKS, via the coding sequence ATGAGAGATGCAAGCTGGCTGGATTGGCCGTTTTTCGAGGAACGGCACCGCGTCCTGGCGCACGAGGTCGACGCCTGGTGCGAGCGTTCGCTGGGCGAAGTCGATCACCATGACGCGGACGCCGCCTGCCGCAAGCTGGTCAAGGCCATGGGCGAGGCAGGCTGGCTGCGCTACGCGGTCGCCGGCGGTCCCGACGGCGCCTGGGGCGGCGCATTGCCCGAGGTCGATTCGCGCTCGGTCTGCATCCTGCGCGAAACGCTCGCGCGCCATGAAGGGCTGGCGGACTTCGCCTTCGCCATGCAGGGCCTGGGCAGCGGCGCGATCTCGCTGATGGGTTCCGATGCGCTGCGCGCGCGCTACCTGCCGCGCGTGGCGCGCGGCGAGGCCATCGCCGCCTTCGCGCTGTCCGAACCCGAGGCCGGTTCCGACGTGGCCGCGCTGGCCTGCGAAGCCCGGCTGGACGGCGACGCCTATGTGCTCAACGGCGCCAAGACCTGGATCTCCAACGGCGGCATCGCCGACTTCTACTGCGTGTTCGCGCGCACCGGCGAGGCGCCGGGCGCGCGCGGCATCAGCGCCTTTGTCGTGGACGCCGACACCCCGGGCTTCGAGGTCAGCGAGCGCATCGACCTGATCGCCCCGCACCCGCTGGCCACGATCACTTTCGACAACTGCCGCATCCCCGTCGCACAGCGGCTGGGCGAGCCGGGGCAGGGCTTCAAGCTGGCCATGATGACGCTGGACATCTTCCGCGCCTCGGTGGCGGCGGCGGCGCTGGGCTTCGCCCGTCGCGCGCTGGACGAGGGGCTGGAACGGGCCAGGTCGCGCCGCATGTTCGGCCAGACCCTGGCCGACCTGCAGCTGACGCAGGCGGCGCTGGGCGACATGGCCACCGCCATCGATTCCTCGGCGCTGCTGGCCTACCGCGCCGCCTGGATGCGCGACGTGCAGAAGCAGCGCACCACGCGCGAGGCGGCGATGGCCAAGATGACCGCCACCGAATCGGCCCAGGCCGTGATCGACCGCGCGCTGCAGATGTTCGGCGGCGCGGGCGTGGTCTCCGGCATGCCGGTGGAAAAGCTGTACCGCGAGATCCGGGCGCTGCGCATCTACGAGGGCGCCACCGAAGTCCAGAAATTGATCATTGCCCGTGAACTACTGAAATCCTGA
- a CDS encoding AMP-binding protein: METSAHIDTFARDNLPPGELWPEFLLDGPDVAYPKRMNCAVELVDAMVERGHGERVALRWSQDGKPAAMTYGELAALTNRIAHVLVEDMKLVPGNRLLLRGPNNPMMAASWLAAIKAGLVTVPTMPLLRAKELKQIIDKAQIQAALCDVRLKDEAEFCLQKDHEHHCAGLRQVVYFNDQGPASLDALAATKADDFQACDTSADDVCLIAFTSGTTGAPKGCMHFHRDVLAMCDLFPKHVIKPGPDDVFCGTPPLAFTFGLGGLLCFPLRVGASTVLAEKLSPDSLLQLIQDFRATIVFTAPTFYRQMAALAGKYDLSSLKKSVSAGEALPDATRQLWKQASGLEMIDGIGGTEMIHVFVSSPPDEVRRGAIGRVVPGYIAQIVDDDMNPLPNGTAGRLAIKGPTGCRYLADERQRRFVQAGWNLPGDTFVQDDDGYLFYQARNDDMIVSAGYNIAGPEVEDALLRHPAVAECGVVGAPCDERGQVVKAFVVLKPGFEPGDALVAELQAFVKANIAPYKYPRAIEFVDALPRTETGKLQRFALRKMA, translated from the coding sequence ATGGAAACATCCGCCCACATCGACACTTTCGCCCGGGATAACCTGCCCCCGGGCGAGCTATGGCCTGAATTCCTGCTCGACGGCCCCGACGTGGCCTATCCTAAGCGCATGAACTGCGCGGTGGAACTGGTGGACGCCATGGTCGAACGCGGCCATGGCGAGCGCGTGGCGTTGCGCTGGTCCCAGGACGGCAAGCCCGCGGCCATGACCTACGGCGAGCTGGCGGCGCTGACCAACCGCATCGCCCATGTGCTGGTCGAGGACATGAAGCTGGTGCCGGGCAACCGGCTGCTGCTGCGCGGCCCGAACAATCCCATGATGGCGGCCTCCTGGTTGGCCGCCATCAAGGCCGGCCTGGTCACCGTGCCCACCATGCCGCTGCTGCGCGCCAAGGAACTCAAGCAGATCATCGACAAGGCGCAGATTCAGGCGGCGCTGTGCGACGTGCGCCTGAAGGACGAGGCCGAGTTCTGCCTGCAGAAGGACCATGAACACCATTGCGCCGGCCTGCGGCAGGTCGTGTATTTCAACGACCAGGGGCCGGCCTCGCTGGACGCGCTGGCCGCGACCAAGGCCGACGATTTCCAGGCCTGCGACACCTCGGCCGACGACGTCTGCCTGATCGCCTTCACCAGCGGCACCACCGGCGCGCCCAAGGGCTGCATGCACTTCCATCGCGACGTGCTGGCCATGTGCGACCTGTTTCCCAAGCACGTGATCAAGCCGGGACCGGACGATGTGTTCTGCGGCACGCCGCCGCTGGCCTTCACCTTCGGCCTGGGCGGCCTGCTGTGCTTCCCGCTGCGCGTGGGCGCCAGCACGGTGCTGGCCGAGAAGCTGTCGCCCGACAGCTTGCTGCAGCTGATCCAGGATTTCCGCGCCACCATCGTGTTCACCGCGCCCACCTTCTATCGCCAGATGGCGGCGCTGGCCGGCAAGTATGACCTGTCCTCGCTCAAGAAGAGCGTGTCGGCGGGCGAGGCCCTGCCCGACGCCACCCGCCAGCTGTGGAAGCAGGCCAGCGGCCTGGAGATGATCGACGGCATCGGCGGCACCGAGATGATCCACGTGTTCGTGTCCAGCCCGCCGGACGAGGTGCGGCGCGGCGCCATCGGCCGCGTGGTGCCGGGCTACATCGCGCAGATCGTGGACGACGACATGAATCCGCTGCCCAACGGCACCGCCGGCCGGCTGGCCATCAAGGGCCCCACGGGCTGCCGATACCTGGCCGACGAGCGCCAGCGCCGATTCGTGCAGGCTGGCTGGAACCTGCCGGGCGACACCTTCGTGCAGGACGACGACGGCTATCTCTTTTACCAGGCGCGCAACGACGACATGATCGTGTCGGCGGGCTACAACATCGCCGGTCCCGAGGTCGAGGACGCCCTGCTGCGCCATCCGGCCGTGGCCGAGTGCGGCGTGGTCGGCGCGCCCTGCGACGAGCGCGGCCAGGTGGTCAAGGCCTTCGTGGTGCTCAAGCCGGGCTTCGAGCCGGGCGATGCGCTGGTGGCCGAGCTGCAGGCCTTCGTCAAGGCCAATATCGCGCCCTACAAGTACCCGCGCGCCATCGAATTCGTGGATGCGCTGCCGCGCACCGAGACCGGCAAGCTGCAGCGCTTCGCGCTGCGCAAGATGGCCTGA
- a CDS encoding thioesterase family protein, whose amino-acid sequence MGNPFVSQVEVRFRHCDPAGIVFYPRYFEMINDFVEEWFDKGMGLPFHALHVERRIGTPTASVQCDFTAPSRWHERLRQTLEVQRIGGASFKALVRFEGPDGQLRLSATLTIVTVDLRSMKSTPLPDDLRERMRAYLAPAA is encoded by the coding sequence ATGGGAAATCCGTTCGTCAGCCAGGTGGAGGTGCGGTTCCGCCATTGCGATCCGGCCGGCATCGTGTTCTATCCGCGCTATTTCGAGATGATCAACGATTTCGTCGAGGAATGGTTCGACAAGGGCATGGGCTTGCCTTTCCATGCGCTGCACGTGGAGCGCCGGATCGGCACGCCCACGGCCTCGGTGCAGTGCGACTTCACCGCGCCCAGCCGCTGGCATGAACGGCTGCGCCAGACGCTGGAGGTGCAGCGCATCGGCGGCGCCTCGTTCAAGGCGCTGGTGCGTTTCGAAGGGCCGGACGGGCAGTTGCGGCTGTCGGCGACCCTGACCATCGTGACCGTGGACTTGCGCAGCATGAAGTCCACGCCCCTGCCCGACGATCTGCGCGAGCGGATGCGGGCCTATCTGGCGCCCGCCGCCTGA
- a CDS encoding RidA family protein, with product MKILQPPDWMAPRGYSNGILAEMTVGSKLVFVGGQVGWNGQQQFESDDLADQVRQTLANIVAILAEGGAKPEHIVRMTWYVTDKNEYVAAYPAIGKHYRELIGRHFPAMTAVEVADLVEDRAKVEIEVTAVVPA from the coding sequence ATGAAGATTCTGCAACCGCCGGATTGGATGGCGCCCCGTGGCTATTCAAATGGAATCCTCGCCGAGATGACGGTGGGCAGCAAGCTGGTGTTCGTGGGCGGCCAGGTCGGCTGGAACGGACAGCAGCAATTCGAGTCGGATGACCTGGCGGACCAGGTGCGCCAGACCCTGGCGAACATCGTCGCCATCCTGGCCGAGGGCGGCGCCAAGCCGGAGCACATCGTGCGCATGACCTGGTACGTCACCGACAAGAACGAATACGTGGCGGCCTATCCGGCCATCGGCAAGCACTACCGCGAACTGATCGGCCGGCATTTCCCGGCCATGACGGCGGTGGAGGTCGCGGACCTGGTCGAGGACCGCGCCAAGGTCGAGATCGAAGTCACGGCCGTCGTGCCGGCCTGA
- a CDS encoding AraC family transcriptional regulator — MRGGSPLELAPLFERRVFSSTQQDETRALVSETLKEHRLTWKGGRVDARLNRGRFGALTVCTLRYGAEVQIEPDKLQDFMLVQVPLRGRARIECGGVRVDADPACAAVIAPNRPLRLHWEAGCEQLLLKIPRGKLDAIGQRAFGEAALRPLDFSPALRLDNPVGAAWRSMMGGLIHLLPTLDDGAPRPPAAWLDQLEDTLVLHLLYNQPNTWRGGPAATPPRRLALAEAYMRAHLATPMTLKDIARHAGASDTALTRLFQEHRDTTPMNALRALRLDAARQRLLDGACANVTEAALAVGFGHLGRFSEYYKERFGELPRQTLRLAQ, encoded by the coding sequence ATGCGCGGCGGGTCCCCCCTAGAGCTGGCGCCCTTGTTCGAGCGGCGCGTATTCAGCTCCACGCAACAGGACGAGACGCGTGCGCTCGTCTCGGAAACCCTCAAGGAACACCGGCTGACCTGGAAAGGCGGACGGGTCGACGCGCGCCTGAACCGCGGCCGCTTCGGCGCGCTGACGGTCTGTACCTTGCGCTACGGCGCCGAAGTCCAGATCGAACCCGACAAACTGCAGGATTTCATGCTGGTGCAGGTGCCGCTGCGCGGGCGCGCCCGCATCGAATGCGGCGGCGTCCGGGTGGACGCCGATCCGGCCTGTGCCGCGGTCATCGCGCCCAACCGGCCGCTGCGGCTGCATTGGGAAGCCGGCTGCGAACAACTGCTGTTGAAGATCCCGCGCGGCAAGCTGGACGCTATCGGCCAGCGCGCCTTCGGCGAGGCCGCGCTGCGGCCGCTGGACTTCAGCCCCGCGCTGCGGCTGGACAACCCGGTGGGCGCCGCCTGGCGCAGCATGATGGGCGGCCTGATCCACCTGCTGCCCACGCTGGACGACGGCGCGCCGCGCCCGCCGGCCGCCTGGCTGGACCAGCTCGAGGACACGCTGGTGCTGCACCTGCTGTACAACCAGCCCAACACCTGGCGCGGCGGGCCGGCGGCCACGCCGCCACGCCGCCTGGCGCTGGCCGAGGCCTATATGCGCGCGCACCTGGCCACGCCCATGACGCTCAAGGACATCGCCCGCCACGCCGGCGCCAGCGACACGGCGCTGACCCGGCTGTTCCAGGAACACCGCGACACCACGCCCATGAACGCGCTGCGCGCGCTGCGGCTGGATGCGGCGCGCCAGCGCCTGCTGGACGGCGCCTGCGCCAACGTCACCGAGGCGGCGCTGGCGGTGGGCTTCGGCCACCTGGGCCGGTTTTCGGAGTACTACAAGGAAAGATTCGGCGAACTGCCCAGGCAGACCTTGCGCCTGGCGCAGTGA
- a CDS encoding ABC transporter substrate-binding protein: MNRNLWGRRALAMLVCMGAAAGAVAADKVKVGMLTTLSGPGAALGNEIRDGFNLALQHTGGKLGGLPAEVVVADDQQKADAGRQAVERLLKRDKVDVMTGIVFSNVLLPVMPAILQSGTIYLSTNTGPENYAGAGCNPNFFAVAWQNEDIPAAMGKYAADQGYKRVALIAPDYPGGRESLNGFKRLYKGGLSEEIYTQLGQLDYGVEITRLRASKPDAVFFFLPGGMGVNFIKQFNGAGLGQEIALLAPGFSGDEDTIAAVGEPIKGLRNTAQWAADLDNPANRKFVEDFKKTYKRMPTLYASQGYDAAMLLDSAVRQTGGKLDADTLRPALRRADFKSVRGDFKFNRNQYPIQNYYLRIIEAGADGKPANKLSGTVLTQYQDPFAASCQME, from the coding sequence ATGAATCGCAATCTCTGGGGCCGGCGCGCGCTGGCCATGCTGGTGTGCATGGGAGCGGCGGCGGGCGCCGTGGCGGCGGACAAGGTCAAGGTGGGCATGTTGACCACCTTGTCGGGTCCGGGCGCGGCCCTGGGCAATGAAATCCGTGACGGCTTCAATCTGGCGCTGCAACATACGGGCGGCAAGCTCGGCGGTCTGCCGGCCGAGGTGGTGGTGGCCGACGACCAGCAAAAGGCCGACGCCGGCCGCCAGGCCGTCGAGCGCTTGCTCAAGCGCGACAAGGTCGACGTGATGACCGGCATCGTGTTCTCGAACGTGCTGCTGCCGGTGATGCCCGCCATCCTGCAATCGGGCACGATCTACCTCAGCACCAACACCGGCCCCGAGAACTACGCCGGCGCCGGCTGTAACCCGAATTTCTTCGCGGTGGCCTGGCAGAATGAGGACATTCCGGCGGCCATGGGCAAGTACGCGGCCGACCAGGGTTACAAGCGCGTGGCGCTGATCGCGCCCGACTATCCCGGCGGGCGCGAATCGCTCAACGGCTTCAAGCGCCTGTACAAGGGTGGCCTGTCCGAAGAGATCTATACTCAGCTGGGTCAGCTGGACTACGGCGTGGAGATCACCCGCCTGCGCGCCAGCAAGCCGGACGCGGTGTTCTTTTTCCTGCCGGGCGGCATGGGCGTGAACTTCATCAAGCAGTTCAATGGCGCCGGACTGGGCCAGGAGATCGCTCTGCTGGCGCCGGGCTTCTCGGGCGACGAGGACACCATCGCCGCCGTGGGCGAGCCGATCAAGGGCTTGCGCAATACCGCGCAATGGGCGGCGGACCTGGACAATCCCGCCAACCGCAAGTTCGTCGAGGATTTCAAGAAGACCTACAAGCGCATGCCGACGCTGTACGCCTCGCAGGGTTACGACGCCGCCATGCTGCTGGACAGCGCGGTGCGCCAGACCGGCGGCAAGCTGGACGCGGACACGCTGCGTCCGGCGCTGCGCCGCGCCGATTTCAAGTCGGTGCGCGGCGATTTCAAGTTCAACCGCAACCAGTATCCCATCCAGAACTACTACCTGCGGATCATCGAGGCAGGCGCGGACGGCAAGCCGGCGAACAAGCTCTCGGGCACGGTGCTGACGCAGTACCAGGACCCGTTCGCCGCATCTTGTCAAATGGAGTAG
- a CDS encoding dienelactone hydrolase family protein: MTTNVTTRRIRIAAHDGGEFEGYLAVPASGSGPGLVLCQEIFGLNGFVRQTAERLAEEGYVVLAPDLFWRQQPGIELTDGPDDMPRAFALYQGFDEDLGVRDIGSAVAALRALPELKGGVGALGYCLGGKLAYLAACRCDVDVAVGYYGVGIENSLEEASKLRGRLVLHIAERDGFCPPEARERILAALGGKPGVELYVYPGLDHAFARTGGAHYDKPAAMMAHQRSMAALQRAIGPEFDYSHLWDKHCEYEFGTRDVAATMATMVAEPYVNHIPTMTGGVGHKELSRFYQHHFVNSNPPDTRLVPLSRTVGATQIVDELLFCFTHTTEIDWMLPGVPPTGKYVEIPLVAIVKFRGDKLYHEHIYWDQASVLVQVGLLDPQGLPVAGAETARKLLDETLPSNTLMARWRESEKK, from the coding sequence ATGACTACGAACGTGACGACCCGGCGGATACGCATCGCCGCGCATGATGGCGGCGAGTTCGAGGGCTATCTGGCCGTGCCGGCCTCGGGCAGCGGCCCCGGCCTGGTGCTGTGCCAGGAGATCTTCGGCCTGAACGGCTTCGTGCGCCAGACCGCCGAGCGGCTGGCCGAGGAAGGTTATGTGGTGCTGGCTCCGGATCTGTTCTGGCGCCAGCAGCCCGGTATCGAACTGACCGACGGCCCGGATGACATGCCGCGCGCCTTCGCGCTGTACCAGGGCTTCGACGAGGATCTGGGCGTGCGCGACATCGGTTCGGCCGTGGCGGCGCTGCGCGCGCTGCCCGAGCTCAAGGGCGGCGTGGGCGCGCTGGGCTACTGCCTGGGCGGCAAGCTGGCCTATCTGGCGGCCTGCCGCTGCGACGTGGACGTGGCCGTGGGCTACTACGGCGTTGGCATCGAGAACAGCCTGGAGGAAGCGTCCAAACTGCGCGGCCGGCTGGTGCTGCACATCGCCGAGCGCGACGGCTTCTGTCCGCCCGAGGCGCGCGAGCGCATCCTGGCGGCGCTGGGCGGCAAGCCCGGCGTGGAGCTGTACGTGTATCCGGGCCTGGACCACGCCTTTGCCCGCACCGGCGGCGCGCACTACGACAAGCCCGCCGCGATGATGGCGCACCAGCGCAGCATGGCCGCCCTGCAACGCGCGATCGGACCGGAGTTCGACTACTCGCATCTGTGGGACAAGCACTGCGAATACGAATTCGGCACCCGCGACGTGGCCGCCACCATGGCCACCATGGTGGCCGAGCCCTATGTGAACCACATCCCCACCATGACCGGCGGCGTGGGCCACAAGGAGCTGTCGCGCTTCTACCAGCATCATTTCGTCAACAGCAACCCGCCCGACACGCGGCTGGTGCCGCTGTCGCGCACCGTGGGTGCCACGCAGATCGTCGATGAGCTGCTGTTCTGCTTCACCCACACCACCGAGATCGACTGGATGCTGCCCGGCGTGCCGCCCACCGGCAAGTACGTCGAGATCCCGCTGGTGGCGATCGTGAAGTTCCGTGGCGACAAGCTCTATCACGAACACATCTATTGGGACCAGGCCAGCGTGCTGGTGCAGGTGGGCCTGCTCGACCCGCAGGGCTTGCCGGTGGCCGGCGCCGAGACCGCGCGCAAGCTGCTGGACGAGACCTTGCCGTCCAACACGCTGATGGCGCGCTGGCGCGAGAGCGAGAAAAAGTAG